The DNA window AGAGATCGAAGCGGGTACAGGACGTGAAACACGCGCGACCGTTTTGGGTCATATTCAGCGTGGTGGTAAACCAACAGCGTTTGACCGCGTTCTTGCTTCTCGTATGGGTAACTACGCTGTACATCTGCTGATGGAAGGTCACGGTGGCCGCTGTGTCGGTATCGTTAAAGAGCAGCTCGTACATCACGATATCATCGATGCAATTGAGAACATGAAGCGCCCAGTGCGCAATGATTTGTTCAAGGTTGCCGAAGAGCTGTTCTAAGAATGGTTTGAAACCATATATAACAAGGCCGCGTCACCACGCGGCCTTTTTCATTGGCTGTTTTCACTGAGTGGTAAATGTGTTTTGCGTTTATTCAACGCATACAGATAACCGCAAATTCCGCCAGCCAAGTTACCCAGCGCAATCCCAACGAAACAGGCCTTCAATGGAGTAGAGTTGGCTGCCGAGCCAAGCGGCGGGCAGTGTAAAGAGAAACAGACGCATAAAGCTCCAGCGAAACGCGTTCAGTGGTTCATGCATGGCGTTCAAGCCGCTGACCAACATCATAATAATACCGAGAAAGCCGTAACTGGCTGGCACTACCAACAAGTAATGCCACAGGAGATCGCGCACACTCTGTTCCTGCGAAAAGAGGCTGGCAAGAGGAATGCTTAGTGGCACCATCATTAAAAACACCAGCCCTTGAAAGAGTACTGAAAAACGCATACTGACAAATAGTCCTTGAAAGGCGCGTTGCGGGTTTTTCGCCCCTAGGTTTTGCGCCATAAACGGTGTCAGGGACGATGTCAGTGCCATCAACACCAGAATCAGTATCGACTCAATGCGCTGCGCTGCGCCGTAAGCAGCGACGGCAGCGGTGCCGTGGCTGGAGAGCATCATCATTAATAGCGCACCCGACAGCGGATTCATCGCGTTGGATAAGGCAGCAGGTGTGCCCACTCTGAGAATCTGCTGCCAATCTTCGCCAATGCGTTGCCATTTTGGCGCCGCGAGCAACTTTTCTCGTTTAATCAATACATAGAATGAGCCGCACAAGGCGCCGAACCAGCTAAACGCACTGGCAATGGCCGCGCCTTGAATGCCGAGTTCTGGAAATGGACCGATGCCAAAGATCAGCAGCGGATCGAGAACGCCATTGATAAGTCCGGCTAGCATCATAATCTTGGCGGGCGTTTTGGTATCCCCCGTAGCGCGAATCGCGCTGTTGCCAGCCATCGGGATGACCAACAGTGGAATGGTGAGATACCAGACATGCATGTACTGAGCGATCAACGGGATGAGTTCTTCTTGCGCGCCAAGTAACGTAAATAGGGGCTCCACCGTGAAAAAGCCAAGCGTAGAGGCAAGAGCAACCAGCGCAACGGCCAACAGCAAGCCGTGGCTGGTGAAGCGCGCGGCTTGGTTGGCATCGCCCTGACCAAGCAATCGGCCAATGCTGGTGGAAAGACCGATGCCGATGCCCATGGTGATGCAGTTCACCGCAAACGTCACTGGGAAGGTGTAGCTGATCGCCGCGAGTGCTTGGGTGCCGAGTAAGGAAACAAAGAAGGTGTCCACCAAGTTAAACATCTGGATCGCCACCATACCGAAGATCATCGGAATGGTCATTTTGCGTAGTGTGAGTGCGATAGGGGCGGTGAGTAACCCGTGTTTATCGAGCATATGAGCGACCACTGAGTGGAAAATGGCAAGGATACAAGAAATCCTTGCCAGCAGCGAGTCAGGGATTTCGACGTAATCCTTTGCCGGACTGTGCGAACTTTTAACTCAATCACAAAAATTTTACCCGTGCCCCTTGGGATCGTCATGATCGCCCCCTATATAGTTACCACTAGGCCTAGCGCCCTGTTTTAGGGCAATTATCAAATCAAACATGGAATTTTTCAGGAGAGACGACCGATGAATATTCGTCCGTTACATGATCGAGTTATCGTAGAACGCCAACAAGTTGAATCTAAGTCAGCTGGTGGCATCGTTTTAACTGGTTCTGCTGCAGAGAAGTCAACTCGCGGCGTCGTTCTGGCTGTTGGCAAAGGCCGCATCCTTGAAAACGGCTCTGTGCAGCCGCTGGACGTAAAAGTTGGTGACACCGTGATTTTCGCCGAAAGCTATGGCACAAAAACGGAAAAGATCGACGGTAAAGAAGTTCTGATCATGTCTGAGAACGACATCATGGCAATCGTTGAGTAATTCATTCTGAATCACAACGAACTAAAAAAACAGAATTTAGAAGGAAAATAAAGATGGCTGCTAAAGACGTTAAATTTGGTAATGACGCACGTGTAAAAATGCTGGAAGGTGTCAACATTCTGGCCGATGCGGTAAAAGTGACCTTGGGTCCTAAAGGCCGTAACGTCGTACTGGACAAATCATTCGGTGCCCCAACCATCACCAAAGATGGTGTGTCTGTGGCGCGTGAAATCGAGCTGGAAGACAAGTTCCAGAACATGGGCGCACAAATGGTGAAGCAAGTGGCTTCACAAGCGAACGATGTGGCGGGTGACGGTACAACAACAGCGACCGTGTTGGCACAGTCGATCGTCAACGAAGGCTTAAAAGCCGTTGCCGCGGGCATGAACCCGATGGATCTAAAGCGCGGTATCGACAAAGCGGTAGCAGCGGCGGTTATCGAGCTGAAAGCTCTTTCTAAAGATTGCTCTACCAGAACTGAAATCGAGCAAGTGGGCACTATCTCTGCCAACTCAGACTCAAGTGTGGGTAAAATCATCGCCGAAGCGATGAAAAAAGTGGGTCTCGATGGCGTGATCACGGTTGAAGAAGGTCAAGCACTGCAAGATGAACTGGACGTGGTTGAAGGCATGCAGTTTGACCGTGGTTACCTATCTCCTTACTTCATCAACAACCAAGAAGCGGGCAGCGTAGAGCTGGAAAGCCCATTCATCCTATTGGTTGATAAAAAGATTTCTAGCATCCGTGAATTGCTACCTGCTCTAGAAGCGGTTGCCAAGGCATCACGTCCACTGCTGATCATCGCTGAAGACGTAGAAGGTGAGGCGCTGGCGACACTGGTTGTTAACAACATGCGTGGTATCGTGAAAGTCGCTGCGGTTAAAGCGCCTGGTTTCGGCGACCGTCGTAAAGCGATGCTACAAGACATTGCGACCCTAACTGGTGGTGAGGTGATTTCAGAAGAAGTTGGCCTAGAGCTGGAAAAAGCGACGCTGGAAGATTTGGGTCAAGCGAAACGCGTGTCTATCACCAAAGAAAACACCACCATCATCGATGGTATGGGTGAAGAAGCGATGATCCAAGGTCGCGTGGTGCAGATTCGTCAGCAAATCGCAGAGGCGACTTCAGATTACGACAAAGAGAAACTGCAAGAGCGTGTTGCTAAGCTAACGGACGGCGTTGCGGTTATCAAAGTGGGCGCGGCCACTGAAGTAGAAATGAAAGAGAAAAAAGACCGCGTAGAAGACGCGCTGCACGCGACTCGCGCTGCGGTTGAAGAAGGCGTGGTTGCTGGCGGTGGTGTTGCACTGATTCGTGTGGCCTCTAAACTGGTTGACCTAAAAGGCGACAATGAAGAGCAAAACGTGGGTATCCGCGTAGCACTACGTGCGATGGAAGCGCCAATTCGCCAAATCACCAAAAACGCGGGTGATGAAGAATCGGTTGTGGCAAATAACGTGAAAGCGGGTGAAGGCTCTTACGGCTACAACGCGGCAACGGGTGAATACGGCGACATGCTGGAAATGGGTATCCTAGATCCAACTAAAGTCACTCGTTCTGCGCTGCAGTTCGCCGCTTCAGTTGCTGGTCTAATGATCACCACGGAAGCGATGGTGACAGATCTACCACAAAAAGATGCAGGCATGCCAGATATGGGTGGCATGGGCGGTATGGGTGGCATGGGTATGATGTAATCATCCCACGGCACTAAGCCTAAATGAGAAAAGCTGAGGAGCAATCCTCAGCTTTTTTATTGCCTGAAATCTATCCAAAGTTGGCGCAAAGCGCAGAAGATTTTACGCTGTATTGACGATGC is part of the Vibrio cidicii genome and encodes:
- a CDS encoding co-chaperone GroES, with the protein product MNIRPLHDRVIVERQQVESKSAGGIVLTGSAAEKSTRGVVLAVGKGRILENGSVQPLDVKVGDTVIFAESYGTKTEKIDGKEVLIMSENDIMAIVE
- the groL gene encoding chaperonin GroEL (60 kDa chaperone family; promotes refolding of misfolded polypeptides especially under stressful conditions; forms two stacked rings of heptamers to form a barrel-shaped 14mer; ends can be capped by GroES; misfolded proteins enter the barrel where they are refolded when GroES binds); this encodes MAAKDVKFGNDARVKMLEGVNILADAVKVTLGPKGRNVVLDKSFGAPTITKDGVSVAREIELEDKFQNMGAQMVKQVASQANDVAGDGTTTATVLAQSIVNEGLKAVAAGMNPMDLKRGIDKAVAAAVIELKALSKDCSTRTEIEQVGTISANSDSSVGKIIAEAMKKVGLDGVITVEEGQALQDELDVVEGMQFDRGYLSPYFINNQEAGSVELESPFILLVDKKISSIRELLPALEAVAKASRPLLIIAEDVEGEALATLVVNNMRGIVKVAAVKAPGFGDRRKAMLQDIATLTGGEVISEEVGLELEKATLEDLGQAKRVSITKENTTIIDGMGEEAMIQGRVVQIRQQIAEATSDYDKEKLQERVAKLTDGVAVIKVGAATEVEMKEKKDRVEDALHATRAAVEEGVVAGGGVALIRVASKLVDLKGDNEEQNVGIRVALRAMEAPIRQITKNAGDEESVVANNVKAGEGSYGYNAATGEYGDMLEMGILDPTKVTRSALQFAASVAGLMITTEAMVTDLPQKDAGMPDMGGMGGMGGMGMM